From the Paenibacillus sp. R14(2021) genome, the window ATGCTCAAAGGGAAGGTTAGCAAGTCCGGCGTGAACCACCGGCTGCGCAAAATCGACGAACTTGCGGAAAAAATCAGGAACGGTTAAGCTAAGGCTAGTGCAGCAAGCAAAAAAGTGGTATAATAGTGATTAAAATGACGATCGCAAGCATGTAAGCAGGGTTGAATTAAGTATAGGGGGTAAGGTTTCCATGACAAGGCATCCGGTTGTCGTTCGACTGAAGACAGGTCTTCATGCAAGACCGGCCGCACTTTTTGTTCAGGAAGCGAACAAGTTTTCTTCCGAGGTCTTTGTAGAGAAAGACGATAAAAAAGTGAACGCAAAATCGATTATGGGGATTATGAGCCTTGCAATCAGTTCAGGTACTGAGGTAACGATTAGCGCGGAAGGTTCGGATGCCGACCAAGCTGTAACCGCTTTAGTCAATCTGGTCAGCAAGGAAGAGCTCGAGAACCAATAATACCGGTGCAGCGGTCTGTTTAAGCCGCTAGATCGATACGAGGAAACTCCCTAACGGGGGTTTTTTTCTGTTTATGCCGGCTCGCCCGCAACTTCGGGGATA encodes:
- a CDS encoding HPr family phosphocarrier protein, which codes for MTRHPVVVRLKTGLHARPAALFVQEANKFSSEVFVEKDDKKVNAKSIMGIMSLAISSGTEVTISAEGSDADQAVTALVNLVSKEELENQ